Part of the Candidatus Eisenbacteria bacterium genome is shown below.
CGTTCCCCACGTGAGCGCCGGCGCCCCGCTGCAGTGCATGGAGGTCTCGGGCGGCAATCAGACCGCGCATCGCCGCGTCGAGATGTTCGGACTCGATGCGTGGGTGCGGGCGCGGCCGTTCGAGAGCGGGTCGGGCGGGGACGTTCACTACCTGTCGAGCTGCGGCACCGGGCGCATTCAGCGCGTGCTGCTCGCCGACGTGAGCGGCCACGGCGAGGCGGTGTCCCGCACCGCCGATGAGCTGCGCGCGCTGATGCGTCAACACGTGAACACCGCCGAGCAGTCCCGTTTCGTCCGCGCACTCAATCGCGAGTTCAAGCTGCTGGCGGGCCGCGGTCAGTTCGCGACTGCGTTGGCGGCCACCTTCTGGGCGCCGACCGGCGATCTCGAGCTGACGAATGCCGGCCACCCGCGCCCGCTCATGCGTCGCGCTTCGGAGGGCGTGTGGCGCTACCTCGAGGGCCCCGCGATTCCGGCCGGTACGAT
Proteins encoded:
- a CDS encoding serine/threonine-protein phosphatase, with the translated sequence MSAGAPLQCMEVSGGNQTAHRRVEMFGLDAWVRARPFESGSGGDVHYLSSCGTGRIQRVLLADVSGHGEAVSRTADELRALMRQHVNTAEQSRFVRALNREFKLLAGRGQFATALAATFWAPTGDLELTNAGHPRPLMRRASEGVWRYLEGPAIPAGTIANLPLGVIGGSRYLSSAATLETGDLVLIYSDALIESERGDGEMLGEAGLLERVKLLDVSEPERFVDALIADLEQWRGGPPNDDETLLLLRPNRVRADHSLAGRARAALR